The Sparus aurata chromosome 10, fSpaAur1.1, whole genome shotgun sequence genome includes the window GGGACctaatttgtagcaatttacatgttttaaacacTGTTTATTTAACATGATTTGTTGAAGTAGTTTAATGCTGCTGCACTGTGAATTTCTTGATGAAGGATCTCagagtccaaaggatgtgactttatgcatgTTCTCGTGTGCCTCTCTCCACTCCGCTCACATAAATGACTGACTTctaacacaacacagaagttccacagagtacctttaaaggagaacttcggccatttttaactcatattcctgttgatcgaggttatcgagtgctgtcagtaggaaaagtaacgtgaattttttgcacaatattgaccagatatcaggatggcagctaaagcgaacctatgggggcagacatccttaagtttcactttcgattatgtctgcccccataggtttgctttagctgccgttctgatactcagtaaatattgtgccaaaagttctcgttatttttcctaatgacagcactcggtaatctcaatcaacagggatatgggttaaaaacggccgaagttctcctttaagcaaAAGGACCTTAAAAAACCTTCAAATTCAATGGTTTCAGACACtgaaatttgaaaatgtacTGTTTTTCTAAGTGTTATGGTAGAAAACTTTAAACTGTTGTGCATTTTCACTATTTTATAGACTTTTATAAattatctgacattttataggcCAAACAATTAATCAAGGCAAAACAATGTGTGTAACAAAGCCCAGTACAACACAGTTTTTAACTacaacaataatgaaaacatatcATTGAATTAACACCTCTCTGACTGAATATCCATCTGAAGGTAGAATTTATGTCAGGGCTGATTGATTGGATCAGGTTGTATGAGTGTTACTAATAAAGTGGTAATTGAGTGTTTAGTTGATTTCAAACAGTTTGAAATTATGATTTCTATCAGCATACCTAATAATGTGGCCAGTGAGTGTAtgccagaattttttttttaattgaaactGGGATCTACAATTAGACAAATTATTTAAATCACTTTGTTAAACCAGCTTTATAATTTTCTTCATATCAGTCAACTGTTGGCTCATCTCTTCGTATCAGgcttattaaaaaaataatacctaaattaatacatgttttctgtttttcaggacAGCTCATACTGATGTAATGTCTGAGAGATTTGTCAGCTGCTCCAAAGAGCAAAACCACCGACTGCAACATCCTATAGGAGGACACCATGTAAGTTAATGGCAGTGAGGATTCTGGATTGAGGGGATGAATTGAATTGGCATCACAAGGCAAGAGCCAATCAGTACTGAATGAGAACTAATGGGCTGTCCATGCTGGCAAAAGCATGCCAACTGCAAAAGGTAAAGGTAGCCCACTGCCCCACCGCTACCGGCCTGCCTCAGAATATGATGATGCCACCCTCGCCCAAAAGAGAGAATACTGGAGAACGAAGAAACGAGAGCAGAGGGCCCGACTGTCAGAGCGGAGAAGGAAGCCAACACAAGACAGTCATGGGAAAAGGCTCCTCCGTCTAAATGCCTCTGCAGCGGTGAATTCCTGTGTTactttctctcctcctgtgcAGAATAATGATGAGTCACACAAAAGTGCCAACCTCTCTTCTGCATCACAGACTGGAAATACAGTGGGGGACAGCTCAGTTAAAGCCACTGAAAGCCAAAAGGAGAGATGGCTCGAGACAATGGAACTCAACAAGGTCTTGTCTAATTTGCCAGCATCATGTTCCTTCTCAGCCAAAGCTGCTGGGAGTGACACAGCCACAGCGAAACGCCTAACGGCAAGGGGTGCTGTGTGCAGAGCTGTTACCTCACCCACACCCAGTGGAACCCAGCTGAACACCAGTTCCTCAGTGCCTCCAGTCAGACTGACCAGAATTACCAATGGCAGCTCCGCTAAAACAACACCTCAGCCATGTGTGTCTATGCAGGGAGCAACAGTCCCCAAAATGCAACAGAAGGCACAAGTTGCATTCCGCACCCAGTCCAAACTCCCACCCACCAATGTTACCACAGGTATGATCCTTGTGTCTTCTCCATGTGTCCCTGTTTCTGTTAAGACAGAGGGCAAAGCGGCAAACACTACACCTCACAGTGGAAGAAAGAGTGCCTTGGTCACCTCTCAGAGGGCTAAAGGTATTATCAACTCACAACCTTTGCtggagtctgaggaggagagagcagcCAAGCGCAGAGAGCACTGGCGGATTAAAAAACGAGAGCAGAGAGCAAAGATGGCAGCTCAATTAGCTAAGACCAGAGAGAGGATGCGTGGCACGGAGATAATGTCACAGAGGCTGACAGCACAAAAAACAGGAACAGTTGGTGCCACGACTCTTCAGCATCTTCAATCTCAGGCGTTTTGGACAGGTCAGAAGCAGTGTCCTTCTCGAGGCAGAACTTCATTTGCACCAACCAAAAGGGAAAATTATAGACTGCAAAGTAGGGCAGCAAGTTTAGCTCCAGTTAACCTGCAGACAGATCAGAAAGCCATCACACCAACTTCTGTGAAAAAGCCAAGGGAGTCCCAGAGAAAGCTTCCTAGTTATGTGCATCTTTCTAATGTTTTCCGAGGGATTGCACGGTGTAAAACACCTAGACAGAGTTtcgtggaagtccagaggaattTCATGATTCAAAGAAGTATCAGATGTAAATCTCCGTTGCTTGCTTCAGTCATTGGTACCAGAAATATCCCCAAAATTGACCCCAATGACACACCTGAGCAGATAATAGCCAAACGGCGAGAGTACTGGAGGATTAAAAAGCGTGAACAGCGAGCTAAGCTATCAATGGAAATGAAGGCTCGGTTGAAGGAGAAGGACTCCCTGACGCGAAGAGTTAAACGCTACCAGAAAATTctagaggagatgaggagggcTCGAGCGCTGACGCAGTCAACAGGAAGCATGATCACACATGCCTCTGAGACCATTGGAGGTTTTATCAAAGAGGATGGGACAGTGACCATTAACATTCCCCAGGCTCCTACAGATCACTACACAGCAGCACCACACAAAAGTGAAGAGGAACTTGAAGTAGTTTGTAATAATCCCCCCACTACAAAACCTCAGCCTCAACCTGGTTCTAAACGGAGAAATATTGCTCCCATTCGTGTAAACCATCCCCCTCCACTCCGCCCAGCTCAGGTGAAAGACTCTTTTCCTCTCCCTGCACAGTCCATCAACAAGCCTCCAAGACAACTGGCAATCAGACCAAGGCCTCAACTTGAAAGCACAACTGTTCCTAGTTCACACTCATTAGCAATCCAGTCTATAGGTCAGCTCACTCTTACTCATCCTCAAACCCCTCAAAACATTGTTTCTGGAGAATCAACTGCAGGGCCCAACATTGGTGGCTGTGTCATGAAAATGGCAGTCTCAAGTAGCACACCATCAGTGCTCTGTCTGGATCCAGacctgacagaggaggagaggatggcaAGGAAGAGGGAGTACTGGAGAATAAAGAAGCGTGAGCAGAGAGCGGCTCGTGCTGCTCGACTGAAGCAAGGTGTCCTCCAAGCAAGGGCCAGTGCAGCCTTACAGAGGAGGAAGGCCCAGAGGCAGGTAGCAGCAAGCACTGTAACGCTTGGAAAGAGGTTCACTAACCATGCAGGAAATACGCAACCTCTCCCCAACAACAGTGTGCCTATTACTTCACATGCAAGTGAGATAAAACAAGAGACTGACTCTATGCCAGCAACTGACCTAAATTCTCAACCAGAACAAGCCATCTGTCCAGATATCAAACCCCCAACCTCCCCATCACCACCTCCAGCGCCTCAGCCCGAGTCTGACCCAGCTCTGAATGCAGACAGCCAAGCTACCACGCTGCTAGCCGTGGCCTCTATGAAAAAACTCCTGGAGGAATCACTCAGTACAGTGTCAGAATGTAAGAGTGAGCAAACTGACATTAAAATAGAGTCATCAGAAGAGGCTTCAGAGCCAGAGATGAAGGGAAATTTACCTCAGCTCTTTTTTGAAAAGGATGAGGTGCCTCCTATTGCTGCTGACTTGACGCTGGAGATAAAAAGCTGGCAATCCGACACAGATGCTTTAGTTCAAGCAGGTTCACCAAGCCTTCATCTGACGGACTCACCACAAACTAGAGAGACACCTCCACTGCCTCCCACCTCTGAAGAGGTAGTCCTGCATCACACCTGTGAGCACTCATCCCAAACCCCTTCTAAATTCATAGTAAATCTCACGGAAGTCTCTGATGGCCCATCATCACAACGCAGAACCCAGAGGCTTCGCAACAAGAAAATAGGTCATCAAAACTGCTGCTCGCCTGAGCCACCAAAGCTACATCACTTACCCATGGGTCAACTGCAAccccaaaaacaacactgtaaaGAACATTGTCAGGCACAAGAACAATGCCAAAACAACAGTTTGCCTTCAGCACAAATACATCTCAGTGATGTGATGGAGCACAGTGGCTTGACCAGcctgcagaggaagagggaaTACTGGAAGCTGATGAAGAGGCAGCAAAGGGCCAGGTTAAAGGAAAGGCAGACAGGAAGACAAGGAGAATCCACCAGTCGACATCCCCAGAAAAACATCCAGGTGATGTGACACATGGAGATAATGTTCATTGTATATCATGTTGAAGGTTCTCAGTAATCCAGGTCATGATAATTCTAGGTGCTATATTgcaggcaactggacttgttttagtttcttgaagatgttgcACCTCATCCAAaaagcttcttcagttctaaacATCTGCAACATGTAGATGCTGATAGCAAGTAGCCAACATGAACAAAGAAATACAGTACTGTTTGATCTGAGAGAAAGACTGTGAGAGGGAGTCAGGGTAGGTGGGCAAAGTTTAGAAGAAGCAACAATTAAAGACTATATATGTTTGCTAAGCCTAGCCTTACATCAGCTTTTGCAATTTCACCTctatcaaaaaacacaacacatgatgTGAAGTTTTTGTCAAATGTGAGCATGTCatcatgtgaattacaatacaTGACAATAAGTAGAGTCCGTTTGAAAGACCCACTGATGTGTTATCCACAACCCTTTTCAAACTATATTTTAATGggtttttggttatttttttcaaaaagtagTTCACAGGACTTAGTCATGTAAAGCCATCAATGCTATTGGTCCAGgttcagaagaaaataaaacagtcaaattatatacaaagtagaaaaaaacattgaataataactattcagtgttttccaaTATTTTTCACATGTCTCATAGAGAATGTCCTGAGACATGCTACTGAACGGTAAAAGACAGTTCCATAATGTAATATTCTTGAATTAATTCTATCCATTCAGAGTTTGTTAAAAAAGTCTTTGCTCAGGCATTTCCTTGTTATTGCATTTTTACTAGCTGCTAGTTGTAGTAAATTTctgttctgctttttctgccaAGTTGGTACATTACCCAAATATATAACTGTAGCTCTGAGCTGGTAATGGATCTGATCTCTGTTACCACATCTCAGAAACATTAGGACACTCAAAAATTTGATCGTGAACTGCAGACATGTTACCAAACATTCTCCAACATTATTCAGGTTTGTtactttgtgactttgtgaaacTATGGGGTTACATAAAACATATCTGATGCCAGTAGTATAAGAAAACATAGTAAGCCCTTACAGGCTCCATACACTCAAAACTGGGGTGTTTTCTATCgtctcaaaacatttttggctggtgacctttaaaataaatcaccaaATAATAAAGATGCTAGATTGATGATGTAGAATGATTTACAAATTTCCGACAAAACCCAATGAGACCCTTCATTCTTTTACACTAGTTGGATTATGCTAAAGATATCATCTTATCATCAGATTTGGCAGCCTATGTCTAATTTGTTTTTAGGCCCAAAGAGTTCAGGACTTGTAGCCAGTGCCCTCTCCAGCTGAAACCTGAATCATTACTCTGCAAACCTCTGTCTGGCATTTGACACGTGTACAGCGTAGAGGAGTGTGAATAGAAGAGAtagagatgaagaggagtgtgacgggggggggggggcggcggcGGCAAACCCTAAGCCAGGGGCaaacatacatgtacattttttggAAAGATTATTTGCCGTAGTAACTGAGCTGAATCAtttgttcatgttgtgttgttatCTTTCAGGCTCCAGGTCTCATTATTATCAGCACTGTTAATGCTGTAAATCCTCCAGCAAAACCAGCCCTCCAGCCCAAGCCATCTAATGCTTCTCTGACTGCAGTGACTAGTATCCCAACGGTCCTGGTCGTTAGCCCTACAACTTGTAATGCTGAACGGTCACCTGACACTCTCCAGGTCAAACTGCCCATCACCAATGTTTCCTGTTCAGCCACAAGtgagcaaaacaaaatgaatgctgGGCCTTCACAGACCGAGTCTGAATATCTTGGAGCGCCAGAGAATCGGCAACAAGCCATGCCAGGACCAGCAAAGTGGGCTACAGGAAGCAGTGATGAAGACGCAGCTACCTGCCTCCCCACTCTGAAGCCCCCAGATAACCCATTGTCCAGCATCAACCTGCAACCCATTGAACCCCCTGGGCAAACTCCAACTTCCACTCTCAGTCCAATAAAAATCCCTTGTGACCAACTTCAGGACCCCACACATCTGATACAAACTCTCACCAAGCTAACACCTCTAAGTACCATGGTTCCACCAAAGCCCATCCCAGGTGAGTCAGATGAGGATTTTCTGAAGAGGAAACGGGAGTACTGGAGGATAAAAAAGAAGGAGCAGAGAGCCAGGAAGGCCATTCGGGATAAGGGAAATACCCCAAGGAGAGCCTCCAACAACTGGAGGCCCATCCTGCCTGCCCAGGATATAGAGACACAGGTGAGAGCTGCACAGGTATATAAAACACCTTGTTTCATGGTTCACAGGTACTGTCTTATTATAAAATTCATATTAAATGAAGAATGCAGATTAGTCATAATGTAATGAAGATGATTGTAATGATTTAAGCATCAAGTCTCTCTATTAtcctcaaaacacacaaataagcCTTCATACAGAGTTagaaaaacagggagaagacagagaaacagagaccaAACCATTGCAAGATCACGGTAATACAACATTCAAATTTATGTTTTCTAGTGAAAAGTAAGCTAAAACTAAGACTATTTTTTCCTGTTGCCTCAGAATAAGTTTTAGgctttagtttttttgtgtttttcttttttttacagtatcCCAGAatagacaaaccaaacactgaagggtcttttgtgtttttatgttattaGCGGCCACCCTAGGGTagggtgagacgaggggtgttcagttggttgcagtctGCTACCTCACTGCTAGATTTAAATTGTTAGATGgcactaaatccttcacactgggtctttaaattaaatatctATGTGTTGTCACACGTCTAGGTAATGCAATCTCTCTGATGAAATCTCTACACATCTATAAAATTACATGATtataatttaactttttgttttccatcaaATGACTTCTAAGAGATGGAATCATCAAAGCACAACAAAGACAGctacaaagacacagaaacagaagagtTCCACCTCTACCTGCACTGTCTCAGCGTACCTCAGCATCACTTTGACATCTTCGAGTTGGTGGCTGATATTGTAGACAGTCATGATTATACTGATATGCTTATTTTATGTCTCATAATGTTCATTATGTTCATCAATGCATACAGTTGATGGTACTTTTTAACACAGGAACTGGATAGGGCTAATTTTTGACAATAGGTGTAAAAAGTAACCATAGGTCCATGTGTCATGTACTAAATTCCTCAGGTAATATACAGTCCTGCTCACCATTTTTGGCACCCCTTCATTTTTTTGCATAACCTCTACAATCTCTCTTCAGAAATAAATGGAAATGTAcgaactttatatcatcaagaTCTTTTAATTGGAGGTGCAAAGTAATTTAACaaagaaattgttttttcaatttACATATTGTAATTtcaaagatgaaaaagaaaaaaaacagcatgtgcAGCAATAATGGCACACCCTTTGGCAGTGACCAAACATTTCTTCTAGCTATCTATAAGTTTCTTGCACTTCTCAGCTGgtattttctccctctctttctttgcaTAATGTTCAAGCTCTTGAACTCTTGCAGGTTTCTTTTCCCCAATGGCAGATTTCAGCTAATACCAAAGATTTTCAATTGGATtgaggccccgtccagacgacaacgccgttttgcgaaaacgcacatgtattgcatcgttttggccgaccgtccatacggatcctgaaaacgcagcgcctgaaaacgcacttttttgaaaacgggtctcagggtggaggaatccgaaaacgcagccctcccgttttcatgtggacggcgaatccgcatactttccaaaacgatgacgccatcgccccaccccgcgacgtcccataacaacaacaacaacaacaatggcggcctacatgctcgtgttcgtgctgctgaagatattgagcctttcttgcaacttacatgccttgtagttgagtgtgagtcgtagcagcagttcgacctcgttaccggtccacacaaacgattctggtttccttgcactagccattttcatcttcttgctgtgttcggtttctccgtctactgtctgtttacagcgcgcaagcttgatgcgcatgctccgtgtcttcttctccgtttttggtgaatgtcaagcgccacctattggcctggaatatgaactacagcgttttctgtcgttttcagtgaagacgtgtggacgcaaatattcttaaaacgatgacgaggaagacggagaaaaaaaagatcgttttcacccgtgtggacggcccctgaGATTAGGACTCATTGCTGGCCATTTTAAAACAGtccattttttccttttcaaccATTTCTGTGTGCTTTTAGATATGTACTTTGGGTCTTTGTCTTGCTGGAGGACCCATGCTCTTTGACTCAAACCAAGTTTTCCACACTGGGTAGAACATTTCACCCTAAAATCTCTTGATAATTTTCTGATTTCATGATTCCTGTGATACGGTCAAGGCCTCCGGTACCAGATGcagcaaagcagccccacaGCATTATGGATCCTCCACCATACTTAACTGTTGATAGGGTGTTCTTTTCCTTGAAGGCTTCATTGCGCTGTCTGTAAACAAACTGTTGGTGTGCATTGACAAAAAGCTCtatttttgtttaatctgtccacagaacattttccCGGAATTGTGGTTTGTCCAGGTACTCTTTGGCAAAGATTAGTcgttccttttttctgttttttttttaaactttatttttcttcagtcAATAAAAACAggtacacaaatacaaaaacacaagaacacaagGGGGGTAAACACTACTTTGTCACATACAGGTGCCATTTTGTCCATCTTACAGTATATAGCTCTGTTTTAATTCGTAGACTGTAGATCATTTGTTCCATTGACTGAATTTCTTCAACATTGTCCAGCCAGTGGCTCAGTCCAGGTGGGTCAGTTCTCAGCCAACTTCTTGTAATGGCAGTCTTAGCCGCAAGAGATAGGATCTTGAACAGGTTTATGTCTTCTTTACCTATTACATTGTCTGGTATCAGTCCTAGGTACATATACCGGGGCTCATTAGGAACATTATATCCAAAAATTTGACTATTTTAATACATGACCAAAATATATGAGAGTGGCTGGCATTCAGTTGCCCACATTGTCTCCAACAGTATTGTTGTTGACCTAATTGTTTAGTCGTTCCTTTTTATGTCTTTTCCTCAGCATTCGTGTCTTCATTGGCCTTCGCCCATGAAGCCCTGTTTGGTTTAGTGTGCGGTGTATGGTACTTGTTGAAACCATGACCCCAGACTGTTCCAGGTTGGCCTTCAGGTCTTTGGATGTttgatgtgggttttttttttaaccattcgCACCAACCTTCGAAGACATCTCTCCTCATTTTTTCTCTTCCCCCCCACGTCCAGGGAGGTTCTTGACAGTCCCAAACTTGGCAAACTTCTTAATAACATTATGCATTGTTGAAACAGGGATACCAAGGTCTTTGGAGATGGCCTTGTACCCTTTGAAGGTCTTGTGTTTGCTAATTATCGCACTTCTGATGTCCTCAGACAGTTCCTTTGTCTTCACCATTGTGACAAAGGAACAGGGGATAACAGATGCCTTTTTAAAACACGGGAGATATGTCACATGGGCACAGACAATTTATCCCAGGGATTCTCATTTGTGATTTACCACAGGTGAGTCACAATGTGTTTCCATACTGATTTACAGCAAAGGGTGCCAATACCAGTGACACAGTAAGCTTTAAGTGTTTCTATTTTTCCTCTCATGGTTTATTGTTTAAAATAGTTGTTTATCATTTGCTTTTTTGTATCAAACACAAGCTCTCTAtagaaaagaaatgtttcacttgatacattttttttcagaagaTATTCCACATTATGTACTCAAACTTCATGGGTGCCATTAATGGTGAGCAGGACTGTataatattgtttgtttgtttgacaagGCAATATTTTTcctcaaactttttttctctctcataaTCCCTGCAGGATTCTGGTCAGTGGGTGAGCTCCTCTGAGGAGTCAGAACATTTAATAAGGTTTGAAATTTGATCAGCTTCTTTAAAGATTTCTCTGCTTCCAGCTCAATGTAGAATAATAACAAATATGACCATTATTTCTCTTTCATAGCACTTCAGCAGACACTGACCTGGAATCCTTTAAATATCCAGAATACACAGCGCCACTAGAAGGTGCAGTATCAGCTATGCCATTTTAAACACAATAGAAGGAATAGTTGATTGGAAATATTGGCTCAAAACCTTACCCCTCTCCACTGTCTCTTCAGATGAGTCAGATCTTCTGTTCGCTGGCTATGAGAATAATAATGGTGAAGATGATCCTGTCTCAGTCACTGTGTGGAGGAACCACTACCTCATGGACTATGATCCGCTCAACCAGCTGCTGGTGTGCATGGTGTGTGGGGAGCTGCAGTACTCACACAACCTGGATGGAGTGAGGGCCCACATTGACGAGGCCCACCCAGACACCCTTATGATGGACCCTGGGGAGAAACAGGGAATCCTGGAGGCCTGGGACGAGCAGGTATCCCAGCGAGAGCGCTTCTTCACCAGCCAGCTACAACAGCACAGCGGGGCGCTGGCAGGTACAGTATGATTGCAAAGATAGCTGTTAAAGTATTGTCACTACATATGGTGGCTCAAGAAGTGAACAGAATGCCAGTATAAGTATAAAACACCAGGACCCAATAGTTTTGCTGCTGTAGTATTGGTCCGGAGAAAAATACAGCAACAACCACTGGATGCATTGATCATGAAGTTCTTTTTAGTGCAACTGTGCAACCTTTGAAACAAGAAATAACGAATTGTCCTTAATTGAGCAATGTGTAAGATATGGCTagaatttttgtttaaacatttttttaaaaatgagctATCAGTGTAACCTTATCAActgagtgtgaagaaacaactaTTAACATTATGTCAAAGCCTTCTCAACTGTGTTTAAGTTGGCATACTAATGTTGTTTCTGGGCCGTCTTCATCCAAGGTGTTGGTGTGTAGTTTAGTGATAAAAGAATCTGTGAAGGCAAGGCTGGGttgaatgatagagcaatctttattgaaacagatctcaagcctgcaTCCAAACCAGTGTGGCCGCACCCGGTGTTCCCAATATCTGGCAAAGTTCTGCCTAAGGCTTTGCCTCTGCTCTACCAGAAAGCCTCTCAAGCCTTCGATCTGGGAAATCTACAACTAATCACCTAACCTTCTCTGCCTGTGcgggcctttttaaagtctttttaaTGCTCCAACCATCTGGCATGAGGGCCAAACTCAGTTTTAGTACCCTGTAGGGGCCTCGTCCACCAGCtaacatttaacacacacacagagctgattaatGATGGACATTTAAACCCAACACCAGCCACATTCCTTAAATCACAAAAGGAGAAGCAACCTGTCACAGTTAAATCACAGCTCAGAATGTGTAGCCGTACAGACACCTCACTAACAGGCAAGCCATGGCCCGTCCTGTGTCTTAATAGAAATATTTCCTGTAatacaacaaccacaacaggagctctgatagcccctgtagcttcagctgggagatgtaaAAGCTTAGTCTAATGAGTAAACCAAGTAGACTCAAAATATGAAGAAAGGAATTATTTTTACACCCGTTCTCCTTactgaacaaaaaaatacaaccaCACACTGTCTGAATCCTGACTACTATAATCATACATAAGAGGCcacttgctaacagcagctcgTCAAAGATTGCTACAGCAAAGAGCATAGTGAGCAGCAGGTAATGGTAATGCTACCCCCTATAACTATGGGGGCTACCTTTGATTTCCGACTATTTCTCACAAAGTTTAATTGATAAGCAGGATCACCGACCATTGTTAAATTCTAATACAGCCTTGTTTGCTCTGCTATGACCAGTGGTTTATAATGGATAATGTTAGCTAATTTTAACAAACTTTAGATATTACGTTTCTGACTGTTAGGAGTCTGTTTGCTGACTTTATCACTCTCCACTACTTACGCTACTgcaacaatacattttaaaatgtcacagaTTATCGGATGACTTTTACACTAAAGTAAACCAATAAGTAAACACACTgtaactttttaaaaacctgaatTGAGAAGCCAGTTTGTGTGAACACTTAGGCACAATAATCTCTGAACGCTGTGATGTGTTCGTTTAAAGTTTATTTGCTGAACAATAGTTTTTATACACATCTAGCTGACTCAgcgcaacattagcattcatatGGAGTTGTTTTGCAGTGCAGGTTCTAGCTCAGTTAAAACGTTTTAGTTACAGAAGTTACATAGACCCACTTTGATGGTCCCCAGATCCTCCAGCCTTTCTCCCAGCACCaccatcagatcagattttcCCTTTGTACATTGTATATCAAAATCTGAGGGAAATTGACATGAATTAATAGAGCACATTCATACTCCCCAGGGACTGAacccttttttcattttggaaacTCTGTGAGTTTTCTCCAGCACCACCCTTCAGACCATTGTAGGGAGCTGAATATTTTATTGTCTAACAGGCAAATGGCCGGGAAATTTGCTGAGCTCACCCAAGCTCCGAAAAGGGattttgagacttttttttttctaagacgATATTGCCTGCCCAGTGATGCCTCAAAAAAGTGATATCTTCTTCTTAGCCTGTTTCATT containing:
- the LOC115589642 gene encoding uncharacterized protein LOC115589642 isoform X4, with translation MPTAKGKGSPLPHRYRPASEYDDATLAQKREYWRTKKREQRARLSERRRKPTQDSHGKRLLRLNASAAVNSCVTFSPPVQNNDESHKSANLSSASQTGNTVGDSSVKATESQKERWLETMELNKVLSNLPASCSFSAKAAGSDTATAKRLTARGAVCRAVTSPTPSGTQLNTSSSVPPVRLTRITNGSSAKTTPQPCVSMQGATVPKMQQKAQVAFRTQSKLPPTNVTTGMILVSSPCVPVSVKTEGKAANTTPHSGRKSALVTSQRAKGIINSQPLLESEEERAAKRREHWRIKKREQRAKMAAQLAKTRERMRGTEIMSQRLTAQKTGTVGATTLQHLQSQAFWTGQKQCPSRGRTSFAPTKRENYRLQSRAASLAPVNLQTDQKAITPTSVKKPRESQRKLPSYVHLSNVFRGIARCKTPRQSFVEVQRNFMIQRSIRCKSPLLASVIGTRNIPKIDPNDTPEQIIAKRREYWRIKKREQRAKLSMEMKARLKEKDSLTRRVKRYQKILEEMRRARALTQSTGSMITHASETIGGFIKEDGTVTINIPQAPTDHYTAAPHKSEEELEVVCNNPPTTKPQPQPGSKRRNIAPIRVNHPPPLRPAQVKDSFPLPAQSINKPPRQLAIRPRPQLESTTVPSSHSLAIQSIGQLTLTHPQTPQNIVSGESTAGPNIGGCVMKMAVSSSTPSVLCLDPDLTEEERMARKREYWRIKKREQRAARAARLKQGVLQARASAALQRRKAQRQVAASTVTLGKRFTNHAGNTQPLPNNSVPITSHASEIKQETDSMPATDLNSQPEQAICPDIKPPTSPSPPPAPQPESDPALNADSQATTLLAVASMKKLLEESLSTVSECKSEQTDIKIESSEEASEPEMKGNLPQLFFEKDEVPPIAADLTLEIKSWQSDTDALVQAGSPSLHLTDSPQTRETPPLPPTSEEVVLHHTCEHSSQTPSKFIVNLTEVSDGPSSQRRTQRLRNKKIGHQNCCSPEPPKLHHLPMGQLQPQKQHCKEHCQAQEQCQNNSLPSAQIHLSDVMEHSGLTSLQRKREYWKLMKRQQRARLKERQTGRQGESTSRHPQKNIQAPGLIIISTVNAVNPPAKPALQPKPSNASLTAVTSIPTVLVVSPTTCNAERSPDTLQVKLPITNVSCSATSEQNKMNAGPSQTESEYLGAPENRQQAMPGPAKWATGSSDEDAATCLPTLKPPDNPLSSINLQPIEPPGQTPTSTLSPIKIPCDQLQDPTHLIQTLTKLTPLSTMVPPKPIPGESDEDFLKRKREYWRIKKKEQRARKAIRDKGNTPRRASNNWRPILPAQDIETQDSGQWVSSSEESEHLISTSADTDLESFKYPEYTAPLEDESDLLFAGYENNNGEDDPVSVTVWRNHYLMDYDPLNQLLVCMVCGELQYSHNLDGVRAHIDEAHPDTLMMDPGEKQGILEAWDEQVSQRERFFTSQLQQHSGALAEAHNRNRIN